In one Methanobrevibacter arboriphilus genomic region, the following are encoded:
- a CDS encoding type II toxin-antitoxin system VapC family toxin, translating to MIFIDSCYFIALTIKKDQWHNNAISLLDVIKEEDNCMVTDGVILETIAKVGYLGGGKKANIVYNNIKDNYTILTTNNLYDKAMVNHLKYDGSLSLVDVLIVEKMKELKAEKIISFDKDFDKVDGIARIK from the coding sequence TTGATTTTCATTGATTCATGTTATTTTATTGCACTAACTATTAAAAAAGATCAATGGCATAATAATGCAATATCATTATTAGATGTAATAAAAGAAGAAGACAATTGTATGGTAACCGATGGAGTAATATTAGAAACAATAGCTAAAGTGGGTTATCTTGGAGGAGGTAAAAAAGCTAATATAGTATATAATAATATTAAAGATAATTATACAATTCTCACCACAAACAATTTATATGATAAAGCGATGGTTAATCATCTGAAATATGATGGAAGCTTATCTTTAGTTGATGTTTTAATAGTTGAAAAAATGAAAGAGTTAAAAGCTGAAAAAATAATCAGTTTTGACAAAGATTTCGACAAAGTAGATGGAATAGCAAGAATAAAATGA
- a CDS encoding adenylosuccinate synthetase, translated as MTCNILVGGAWGDEGKGKCITYLCDNDKPSIIARAGVGPNAGHSVEFNGEKYGLRLTPSGFVNRDAKLLIGAGVLVDPEVFFHELDYLDKYDIKSRSFMDYRCSMIEPEHKERDQASEHLFKKIGSTGTGCGPANADRVLRTAKMAQDLPELENYTTDVPLAVNEAIDNGEEVFIEGSQGFGLSLYYGTYPFVTSKDTTASTFAADVGVGPTKIDDVIIVFKSYITRVGEGPFPSEMPQDQAEELGIEEYGTVTGRRRRVGLFDMDLAKEACMINGATQIALTCVDRLFPDCERTQDYSALSGETKSFIDEIEKETGVPVTIISTGPDLKDTIDLRKELL; from the coding sequence ATGACTTGTAATATTTTAGTTGGTGGAGCTTGGGGAGACGAAGGTAAAGGAAAATGTATAACTTATCTTTGTGATAATGATAAACCCAGTATAATAGCTCGTGCTGGAGTTGGACCGAATGCTGGTCATTCAGTAGAGTTTAATGGTGAAAAATATGGTTTACGTCTTACTCCTTCAGGTTTTGTAAACAGAGACGCGAAGCTTCTGATTGGTGCAGGAGTTCTTGTTGATCCTGAAGTATTTTTCCATGAATTAGATTACCTTGATAAGTATGATATTAAAAGTAGGTCCTTTATGGATTATCGATGTTCTATGATAGAACCTGAACATAAAGAGCGTGATCAAGCTTCAGAACATCTTTTCAAGAAAATTGGCAGTACTGGAACTGGATGTGGTCCAGCTAACGCTGATAGAGTACTTAGAACAGCTAAAATGGCTCAAGACCTTCCTGAACTTGAAAATTATACTACTGATGTTCCTTTGGCAGTTAATGAAGCTATTGACAATGGTGAGGAAGTTTTTATTGAAGGATCTCAAGGCTTTGGACTTTCTCTTTATTATGGAACTTATCCTTTTGTAACTAGTAAAGATACAACAGCTAGTACTTTTGCAGCTGATGTTGGAGTAGGACCAACTAAGATAGATGATGTTATCATCGTTTTTAAATCTTATATTACTCGTGTAGGTGAAGGACCTTTCCCATCTGAAATGCCTCAAGATCAAGCTGAAGAATTGGGCATTGAAGAATATGGTACTGTTACAGGAAGAAGAAGGAGAGTAGGTCTTTTTGATATGGATTTAGCTAAGGAAGCTTGTATGATAAATGGTGCAACTCAAATAGCTTTAACCTGTGTTGATCGTCTTTTCCCTGATTGTGAAAGAACTCAGGATTACTCTGCACTTTCTGGGGAGACTAAGAGTTTTATTGATGAAATTGAAAAAGAAACTGGTGTTCCTGTTACAATAATATCTACTGGTCCTGATTTAAAAGATACTATTGATTTAAGGAAAGAATTATTATAA